The Tigriopus californicus strain San Diego chromosome 5, Tcal_SD_v2.1, whole genome shotgun sequence genome includes a region encoding these proteins:
- the LOC131880076 gene encoding uncharacterized protein LOC131880076, protein MMATPWAWMAMPTTWMVLPLLLLMLQTITSSQGFTLKGQFMAQSDNLLIFDYSHSARRPGLFIPPLATTVTAKSAQTVKEDGKNNAHQTDPGVSVVPGSSRRRPKDRSSSVTKPAGTAVVPESFEEKRARILKRFMRI, encoded by the exons ATGATGGCAACTCCATGGGCTTGG ATGGCAATGCCAACGACTTGGATGGTGCTACCCCTGCTACTACTCATGCTCCAAACAATCACTTCCTCTCAAGGGTTCACGTTGAAAGGCCAATTTATGGCTCAAAGTGACAATCTGCTCATCTTCGACTACTCTCATAGTGCTCGAAGGCCCGGACTGTTTATCCCGCCTTTGGCCACCACGGTGACCGCCAAGTCTGCTCAGACTGTCAAAGAGGACGGCAAAAACAATGCTCACCAAACCGACCCCGGTGTTTCAGTCGTCCCTGGGTCATCGAGAAGGCGACCCAAGGATCGCTCATCTTCAGTTACAAAGCCAGCTGGAACCGCGGTGGTTCCTGAGTCGTTTGAAGAGAAACGAGCCCGAATCCTCAAGCGTTTCATGAGGATATGA